From the genome of Blautia pseudococcoides, one region includes:
- a CDS encoding alpha/beta fold hydrolase, producing the protein MSYFYYQSKKIYYSETGNGKPVLFLHGNTASSRMFEPLLPLYEDTYHIILIDFLGHGNSDRLEDFPPELWMEEAEQTIALLEHLKLDRVNLVGTSGGAWVAVNAALKRPDLVGRVVADSFDGRTLAGDFSANLIKERANAKKDAMAVEYYRWCQGEDWERIVDMDTRALTQCAEKKLPLFSKPLTSLQVPLLLMGSEGDEMTREDLQAEYCVIAGETGAEICVFPEGGHPAIYSNAEQAAITIRRFLE; encoded by the coding sequence ATGTCATATTTCTATTATCAGTCAAAAAAAATTTATTACTCAGAAACAGGAAACGGAAAACCCGTGTTATTCCTGCACGGCAATACAGCATCTTCCAGAATGTTCGAGCCTCTGCTCCCTTTATATGAGGATACATACCATATCATTCTCATTGACTTTCTGGGCCACGGAAATTCAGACCGCCTGGAGGACTTCCCCCCAGAACTCTGGATGGAGGAAGCCGAACAGACCATTGCTTTACTGGAACATCTAAAGCTTGACCGGGTAAATCTTGTGGGGACCAGCGGTGGTGCGTGGGTCGCCGTCAATGCTGCATTAAAGCGCCCGGACCTGGTCGGCAGGGTAGTAGCAGACAGTTTTGATGGCCGGACATTGGCAGGCGATTTCTCTGCAAACCTGATAAAAGAGCGGGCAAATGCTAAGAAAGATGCCATGGCAGTAGAATATTACCGATGGTGTCAGGGCGAAGACTGGGAGCGTATCGTGGATATGGATACCAGAGCATTGACGCAGTGTGCAGAGAAGAAACTTCCATTATTCTCCAAACCCCTGACCAGCCTGCAGGTTCCGCTTCTGCTTATGGGCAGTGAAGGGGATGAAATGACCAGAGAGGACTTACAGGCGGAATACTGTGTAATAGCAGGTGAAACAGGGGCAGAAATCTGTGTTTTCCCAGAGGGGGGACATCCAGCCATTTATTCCAATGCGGAACAGGCAGCCATAACCATCCGCAGGTTTCTGGAATAA
- a CDS encoding DUF4317 family protein, producing the protein MINREDMLELTRRMTPARTSMTRVAGSYMDADGEIDGTFNTNFLKLSTGDKTKNLAVAKAIPFSGTNKNLKRYKFSGDSIKIGSMRQLLMGMKSCGLKNDVMMETFYELIAETYQSTHDYAVLVFHDRYDVPVKAADHERLWESEEMFEYLICAICPLEGDYEPGKPECGFLFPAFSDRSADINHVDVFQSDTEHPHLEILKILGL; encoded by the coding sequence ATGATAAACAGAGAGGATATGCTGGAACTGACCAGGCGCATGACACCGGCAAGGACTTCCATGACAAGAGTTGCAGGCAGTTATATGGATGCAGACGGTGAAATAGACGGCACTTTTAATACTAATTTTCTGAAGCTTTCAACCGGAGATAAAACAAAGAACCTTGCTGTCGCAAAGGCGATCCCCTTCTCCGGTACAAATAAAAATTTAAAAAGATACAAATTCTCCGGGGATTCCATAAAAATCGGCAGTATGCGGCAGCTTCTGATGGGAATGAAATCCTGCGGCCTGAAAAATGATGTGATGATGGAGACATTCTATGAATTGATCGCCGAAACCTATCAATCCACTCATGACTACGCGGTCCTCGTCTTCCATGACCGCTACGATGTGCCTGTAAAGGCAGCAGACCATGAACGGTTATGGGAATCGGAAGAGATGTTTGAATATCTTATTTGTGCCATCTGTCCGCTGGAGGGCGATTATGAACCGGGTAAACCGGAGTGCGGCTTTCTTTTTCCGGCTTTTTCTGACAGAAGCGCAGACATAAACCATGTGGATGTATTTCAGTCGGATACGGAACATCCCCACTTGGAAATATTGAAAATACTGGGATTGTGA
- a CDS encoding tyrosine-type recombinase/integrase, translated as MEKKNISYHEKKYIDNNIRLRNILAELPPYVQDFCRGRQTTLSMQTQIAYCYDLKIFFQFLTTANPVLKNSDLRSISLAVLENLRPTDIEEFQNYLKVYESQNTGEAMTNGEIGISRKISALRSLFDYLYKHEMVKNNPTRIVDVPKVHEKAIIQLDPDEIAMILDSMEEFSDNLTPHQKGYYLKTKTRDIAIITLFLGTGLRVSECVGLDISDVNFKNSGLRVIRKGGNEKIVYFGEEVEIALLNYLEERENLETKPGHENALFLSLQGTRLSVRATEKMVKKYTQPIITNKKITPHKLRSTYGTALYEETGDIYLVADVLGHKSVSTTQKHYAKLKDSRRRAAASAVRLREKE; from the coding sequence ATGGAGAAAAAAAACATCAGCTATCACGAGAAAAAATATATTGATAACAATATCCGTCTCAGAAATATTCTGGCGGAGCTTCCTCCGTATGTACAGGATTTCTGCAGAGGCCGCCAGACAACGCTTAGTATGCAGACCCAAATTGCATATTGTTATGATCTAAAGATATTTTTTCAATTCCTTACAACTGCAAATCCTGTTTTGAAAAATTCGGATCTTCGCAGTATATCCCTTGCTGTACTGGAAAATCTTCGTCCCACTGATATTGAAGAATTTCAGAATTATCTGAAAGTTTACGAAAGTCAAAATACAGGCGAGGCAATGACAAACGGTGAAATTGGTATATCAAGAAAAATTTCTGCGTTAAGAAGCTTGTTTGATTATCTCTATAAACATGAAATGGTTAAAAATAATCCAACCCGCATTGTGGACGTCCCAAAAGTACATGAAAAAGCCATAATCCAACTGGATCCTGACGAAATTGCTATGATTTTAGATTCTATGGAGGAATTCAGTGACAATTTGACGCCGCACCAAAAGGGCTATTATTTAAAGACAAAAACGCGTGATATTGCTATTATTACCCTCTTTCTCGGTACCGGCCTGCGTGTGTCTGAGTGTGTGGGGCTGGATATTTCGGATGTCAATTTTAAAAACAGCGGTCTCCGTGTGATACGAAAAGGCGGAAATGAGAAAATTGTTTATTTTGGTGAGGAAGTTGAAATTGCCCTTCTGAATTATCTGGAGGAAAGAGAAAATCTGGAGACAAAGCCAGGCCATGAAAATGCACTCTTCCTCTCCCTCCAGGGAACCCGTCTCAGTGTCCGTGCCACAGAGAAAATGGTCAAGAAATACACACAGCCCATTATTACAAATAAAAAAATCACACCCCATAAGCTGCGCTCTACCTACGGTACTGCTCTCTACGAAGAGACAGGGGATATCTACCTTGTGGCGGACGTTCTGGGACATAAAAGTGTGTCCACAACACAGAAACATTACGCCAAACTGAAAGACTCCAGAAGGCGTGCCGCAGCAAGCGCGGTACGGCTGAGAGAAAAAGAATAA
- a CDS encoding YdeI/OmpD-associated family protein: MDNPFNFKTREEFRAWLKENGQSSEGVWLLFGKTKEMSTIKAGEALEEALCYGWIDGAMKRVDDKSYVKYFSSRRKNSKWSEKNKTLVKSLEKRGLMTDFGRAKIEEAKKNGQWDKAGKPSAITEDQMEIVGNLIKDNEVAYTNFQAMPPSVKKTYTRAYLDAKTEDGQRKRLAWMTARLEKNLKPM; encoded by the coding sequence ATGGATAATCCATTTAATTTTAAAACACGTGAGGAATTTAGAGCATGGCTAAAAGAGAACGGGCAGTCCAGTGAAGGTGTTTGGCTGCTTTTCGGAAAAACAAAGGAGATGTCAACCATAAAAGCCGGAGAAGCCCTTGAGGAGGCTTTATGTTATGGCTGGATTGACGGTGCTATGAAACGTGTTGATGATAAATCTTATGTGAAATATTTTTCTTCACGCCGTAAAAACAGTAAGTGGTCGGAGAAAAATAAAACATTGGTTAAAAGTTTAGAAAAACGCGGTCTGATGACCGATTTTGGAAGAGCAAAAATAGAGGAAGCAAAGAAAAACGGCCAGTGGGATAAGGCGGGTAAGCCCTCCGCAATAACGGAGGACCAAATGGAAATAGTGGGCAATTTAATAAAGGATAACGAAGTGGCATATACCAATTTTCAAGCAATGCCCCCATCCGTAAAAAAGACTTATACCCGAGCCTATTTAGATGCCAAGACAGAAGATGGGCAGAGGAAACGATTGGCATGGATGACAGCACGCTTAGAAAAAAACCTGAAACCCATGTAA
- a CDS encoding ATP-binding domain-containing protein: MHFAKSILHHTGIQPVERHGEAPAVISCKTDADELQHIRAAIHRFQKSGFGSLGIILKTDRAAETLYHLLCSQYKTELISPKSTSFHNGISVTSVRMSKGLEFDEVILPHAGCETYASEYDRSLLYIACTRAMHKLTLLYTKDPCPFLPLQ; the protein is encoded by the coding sequence ATGCATTTTGCCAAATCTATTCTGCATCACACAGGGATTCAGCCTGTGGAACGCCACGGAGAAGCTCCCGCTGTGATCTCCTGTAAAACCGATGCGGATGAACTGCAGCACATACGGGCAGCGATCCACCGTTTTCAGAAAAGCGGCTTTGGTTCTTTGGGCATAATCCTAAAAACTGACCGGGCGGCAGAAACGCTTTATCATCTCCTGTGCTCCCAATATAAAACAGAGCTTATTTCACCTAAGAGTACAAGCTTTCACAACGGCATATCCGTTACCTCTGTGCGGATGTCAAAGGGACTGGAATTTGATGAAGTTATCCTTCCTCATGCGGGATGCGAAACTTATGCTTCCGAATATGACAGAAGCCTTCTCTACATTGCATGCACCAGAGCCATGCATAAGCTTACACTTCTGTATACCAAAGATCCATGTCCTTTCCTCCCATTACAGTGA
- a CDS encoding DUF2000 domain-containing protein, with protein sequence MQAQNDKCVMVLDKDLPLGILANTAGIMGITLGKHIPETVGADVLDKSGKEHLGIIELPVPILKADREKIREIREQLFQPEFADLIVVDFSDVAQSCNVYEEYIKKAARVEEKEMTYFGIGICGAKKLVNKLTGSLPLLR encoded by the coding sequence ATGCAGGCACAAAATGATAAATGCGTCATGGTACTGGACAAGGACCTGCCTCTGGGCATTCTGGCAAACACAGCGGGAATCATGGGAATCACGCTGGGAAAACACATCCCTGAGACGGTGGGAGCGGATGTCCTGGATAAGAGCGGAAAAGAACACCTGGGAATCATTGAATTGCCGGTTCCCATCCTGAAAGCAGACCGGGAAAAAATCAGGGAGATCCGAGAGCAGCTCTTCCAGCCGGAATTCGCTGATCTGATCGTGGTTGATTTTTCAGATGTTGCACAGAGCTGTAATGTCTATGAGGAGTATATTAAAAAAGCAGCAAGGGTGGAGGAAAAAGAAATGACTTACTTTGGTATCGGAATCTGCGGAGCCAAAAAGCTGGTCAATAAACTCACAGGCAGCCTGCCGCTGTTGAGATAG
- a CDS encoding DUF3795 domain-containing protein, whose protein sequence is MRMPEKIEPAMFAPCGMNCMVCYKHCYHKKPCEGCTKGDQGKPEHCRKCRIKDCIKEKGLTYCFDCALYPCKQVKALEKSYNTRYHSSLMANSRAVQEQGLFPFLEQQRAEYTCPKCGGIISIHDAECSECQYKKPLTDSQEGFKHG, encoded by the coding sequence ATGAGGATGCCGGAAAAAATAGAGCCTGCCATGTTTGCGCCCTGCGGAATGAATTGTATGGTTTGTTATAAACACTGTTATCACAAAAAACCCTGTGAAGGCTGTACAAAAGGTGACCAGGGAAAACCGGAGCATTGCAGAAAATGCAGGATCAAAGATTGTATCAAAGAAAAAGGTCTGACTTATTGCTTTGACTGTGCCTTGTATCCATGTAAGCAGGTAAAAGCGCTGGAAAAAAGCTACAATACCCGTTATCACAGCAGCCTTATGGCAAACAGCAGGGCAGTACAGGAGCAGGGACTGTTCCCTTTCCTGGAGCAGCAAAGAGCGGAATATACCTGTCCCAAATGCGGAGGTATCATTTCTATCCATGATGCTGAATGCAGTGAATGTCAGTACAAAAAACCATTAACAGACAGTCAGGAAGGATTCAAGCATGGATAA
- a CDS encoding response regulator transcription factor, which translates to MKKIFLVEDDKEIAKNLTLLLRSEGFQVTHAPTQQEAVSMLAEDKFDLALVDISLPDGNGFTVCTEIKQTQKIPVIFLTASGDEASVVTGLNMGADDYITKPFRPRELIARIGTALRKFGCSPSAFEMCGLYVDTSSSVVKKDGKEVFLSALEYRLLLVFINNPKIILTRDRLLDELWDAAGEFVNNNTLTVYIKRLREKIENDPANPQIILTVRGTGYRLGGSYVSE; encoded by the coding sequence ATGAAAAAAATATTTCTGGTTGAAGATGATAAGGAGATTGCCAAGAATCTTACGCTTCTGCTTCGTTCGGAGGGCTTTCAGGTTACCCATGCGCCTACCCAGCAAGAGGCGGTTTCCATGCTGGCTGAAGATAAATTCGACCTGGCGTTGGTGGACATATCCCTGCCGGACGGCAATGGCTTTACAGTCTGCACAGAAATCAAACAGACACAGAAGATACCTGTTATCTTCCTCACAGCTTCCGGTGATGAAGCCAGTGTTGTAACCGGTCTGAATATGGGGGCAGATGACTATATCACAAAACCTTTCCGCCCGCGCGAATTGATCGCCCGGATTGGTACTGCCCTGCGGAAATTCGGGTGTTCGCCGTCTGCCTTTGAAATGTGCGGTCTTTATGTGGACACCTCCAGCAGTGTGGTGAAGAAGGACGGCAAAGAAGTTTTTCTCTCCGCCTTAGAGTACCGCCTGCTGCTGGTGTTTATCAACAATCCCAAAATCATCCTGACAAGGGACAGGCTGCTGGATGAACTGTGGGACGCGGCAGGTGAGTTTGTCAATAACAATACCCTGACCGTCTACATCAAACGGCTTCGTGAGAAGATCGAGAATGATCCTGCGAACCCGCAGATAATCCTTACCGTCCGCGGAACGGGATATCGGCTGGGAGGCAGTTATGTTTCGGAATAG
- a CDS encoding sensor histidine kinase, with product MFRNREIRQFSVLFAVLSFAAAAAGFVIHPAAGILSLVTAAAFGTAFFVFTKARYKNLSQISEQIDLVLHNADSLFISESEEGELSILQSEITKMTLRIREQNEALKKEKQHLADSLADIAHQLRTPLTSANLILSLLENASDGKERKNLLRETEELFVQMDWLVTSLLKLSRLDAGIVVFQEGTIEIKSVINAALRPFLIPMELHNIVLYTDMAEGARIRGDAGWLSEAVQNVIKNCIESAGDNGKIEIVCEDTPLFVEITLHDSGTGFKKEDLPCLFDRFYRGKNTDTAGYGIGLALCKTIITRQGGTVTAKNHPKGGAVFSIRFPK from the coding sequence ATGTTTCGGAATAGAGAGATTCGGCAGTTTTCCGTCTTATTTGCTGTCTTGTCCTTCGCTGCAGCGGCAGCCGGATTTGTCATCCATCCCGCAGCAGGGATACTGTCCCTGGTTACTGCTGCCGCTTTTGGCACTGCTTTTTTTGTATTTACGAAAGCCCGCTATAAGAACCTGTCACAGATTTCCGAACAGATTGATCTTGTCCTTCATAATGCGGATTCTTTGTTTATCAGTGAATCTGAGGAGGGCGAACTCTCTATCCTGCAAAGTGAGATCACAAAAATGACACTGCGTATTCGGGAGCAAAACGAAGCCTTAAAAAAGGAGAAGCAGCATCTTGCAGATTCTCTCGCTGACATTGCCCATCAGCTCCGCACTCCTCTCACCTCTGCCAACCTGATATTGTCTTTACTGGAGAATGCTTCAGACGGTAAAGAACGAAAGAACCTGCTGCGGGAAACAGAGGAATTATTTGTACAGATGGACTGGCTGGTTACCTCCCTGCTGAAATTATCCCGGCTGGACGCAGGTATCGTGGTTTTCCAAGAGGGAACTATAGAAATAAAAAGTGTGATAAACGCTGCACTGCGCCCATTTCTGATCCCAATGGAACTGCATAACATTGTTCTGTATACAGACATGGCAGAAGGGGCCAGGATCCGGGGGGACGCAGGCTGGCTTTCGGAGGCAGTTCAGAATGTGATTAAAAATTGTATCGAAAGTGCCGGTGATAACGGAAAGATTGAAATTGTCTGTGAAGATACCCCGCTGTTTGTTGAGATCACCCTTCATGACAGCGGGACAGGTTTCAAAAAAGAAGATCTGCCCTGCCTGTTTGACAGATTCTACCGTGGGAAAAATACAGACACTGCGGGATACGGAATCGGCCTGGCACTCTGCAAGACGATCATTACCCGGCAGGGCGGAACGGTCACCGCAAAGAACCATCCTAAGGGCGGTGCTGTATTTTCCATCCGTTTTCCAAAATAA
- a CDS encoding LysR family transcriptional regulator has protein sequence MELRVLQYFLAIAREQSIIRAAESLHLSQPTLSTQIKNLEEELGKQLLIRGTKGSRKVTLTDEGMILRMRAEEILELVKKTEKEVTLTNDIVMGDILIGTGETDAVRILAQAAKSLQNTAPGIHYHICSGNSTFVMEQLDKGLLDFGIVFGPVDLTKYNALKIPARDVWGVLMRKDSPLALKETISPADLWEQPLIISQQEEKGGALTQWLKCQISDLNIAATYNLIFNASLMVDEGLGYAVCLDKIINTTGNSGLCFRPLNPGLEAEMSIIWKKYQIFSKPAEKYIAVLKKHLNADQT, from the coding sequence ATGGAATTACGGGTTCTTCAGTATTTTCTTGCCATTGCCAGGGAGCAGAGCATTATCCGCGCTGCGGAATCCCTGCATCTTTCTCAACCGACACTATCCACCCAGATAAAGAACCTGGAGGAAGAACTGGGAAAGCAGCTCTTGATTCGCGGTACCAAAGGTTCACGTAAAGTGACTCTCACCGATGAAGGAATGATTTTGCGAATGCGGGCAGAAGAAATCCTTGAGTTGGTCAAAAAAACAGAAAAGGAAGTTACTCTCACCAATGATATTGTTATGGGGGATATTTTGATCGGGACCGGGGAGACAGATGCTGTCCGTATTTTAGCGCAGGCCGCAAAAAGCCTGCAGAATACGGCCCCGGGCATTCACTACCATATTTGCAGCGGAAATTCTACTTTTGTTATGGAACAGCTGGATAAAGGCCTGCTGGATTTTGGTATTGTATTTGGTCCGGTGGACTTGACGAAATACAATGCGCTCAAAATACCTGCCAGAGATGTCTGGGGTGTTTTGATGAGAAAGGATTCCCCTCTTGCATTAAAAGAAACAATATCACCAGCTGATTTATGGGAACAGCCTTTGATCATATCCCAGCAGGAAGAGAAAGGCGGCGCCTTAACACAATGGTTGAAATGTCAAATATCGGATCTGAATATAGCGGCCACGTACAATCTGATCTTTAATGCTTCTTTGATGGTAGATGAAGGCTTGGGTTATGCCGTTTGTTTGGATAAAATCATAAATACAACAGGAAACAGCGGCCTTTGTTTCAGACCACTGAATCCAGGGCTTGAGGCGGAAATGAGTATTATATGGAAAAAATATCAGATATTCTCTAAACCTGCAGAAAAATATATTGCAGTCTTAAAGAAACATCTGAATGCTGATCAAACGTAA